Sequence from the Candidatus Zixiibacteriota bacterium genome:
CGCTCAAAAAAGGACTGATCCGTGCCCTGGCCGAAGCCGGCGCTGTTATCATGCCGCCCGGCTGCGGATGTCATGACCTTCCGGCCTGGGCCAGGTTGACCGACGGTGACCGATGCTTGACCACCGGGCAGGCCGAGGGTGTTGTCCCAGCCGACGACGGCAATGCAGAGGTCTATCAGTGCTCTCCGGCTACGGCCGCCGCCTCGGCCTTGAACGCCGCCGTCACCGATCCATCACGGTACGTCAAGTGAGCCCCCCTGCGGCGAGACGGAATGTGTGCAGGTGGCAGGTTTGAAGACAAACCTGCCCTACGAGACTGTCAGTGGGTGGGATTGCCGGTGTCTGGCGGGGTCGCCCAACACCACCAAGGGTAGCGTTGTGTCAGGTCTTGATCATGCCGGTAGCGTGGGTGTGATCTGACACCGATAAATCGGTTTTTTGCGCTTCGCGCTCTTTGGTCCCAGATGGCGAAGCCACAGAAACACGGCTTGGCCGTGGCAGGTCACACAAACCACGCGGAAGGCGTGTCTCGCAAGTAACGAGTAGGGCGGCATCCCTGCGAGGCCGCCGAGATCGGCAGGATCACAGGGATCCTGCCCTACAAGACTGTCAGTGGGTGGGATTGCCGGTGTCGGGCGGGATCGCCCAACACCACCAAACACCGCGTAGGGAGCGGCCTTGCGTCGCCCCATGAACGAGGTAGGGCGCTTGCCGAAAACTGAACCACAATTATCGAAAAATATCTCAGCATCGTCCGTGGCGTATGTCATTCGTATCGTTGTCACCTTTCTTTTCGTGCCGTTCATTACATCGGTGTTGGGGGACGCGCGCTACGGCGTGTGGGTCATAATCTTTCAGACGATCAACTACTTTACGCTGCTCGACCTGGGTTTGACCTCGGCCATTACTCGTTATGTATCGAAGTATCTAAGCGAAAGGGACTATCCGCTAATCAACCGGGTGCTGAACACATCCACCCTGCTCTACTTCGTGATCGGGACTGTCGTCGCGACCGGCATCTACCTATTTGCGACTTTGTTTTTTGGATACTTCCGAGTAGGCGATCCGGCCATGATCGAAGAGGGGCGTCGAGCGTTAATCGTTCTCGGTGTTTTCATGGCGTTCAATTTCTACTTGCTGCCTTTCGGCAACAGCCTGGGAGCTTTTCAACGGTTCGATCTGGCTCGCGGCCTGGCCGTGGGCGAGGAAGTGTTGCGCACCATCATGATGGTCTGGCTGTTGCGACAGGGGTACGGCCTGGTGTCGCTGGCGATGACGCTGCTTTTGTTTACCATCATACGTCATGTGGTCAGCTTTGTCATTTTGCGTCGCCTGCACCCGGAGGTCTGTCCCGGCCGGGGGTTCATCGATAAAGAGACGGCCGGGATGCTCTTTCGCTATTCGCGAGTGACCTTCGCCATTGTGGCTGGCTGGCTGGTCATCTTCAATACCGACGCTTTTCTGTTGGGCCTGGTAGGTTCATCGGCTCTGGCCGGAGTGTACAATCCCGGCGCGCAACTGTTATTGTATGTCCGTAATGCGGTCAACGCGATTGCCCAACCATTGACACCGATGGTGTCGCACCTTGAATCCACCTCAGGTGTTGAGGCTGTCAAAAGACTGTATCTGAAAAGTCTGCGCTATGTCTCGTTTCTGTCGTTCATGCTCAGCGCCTCGGTTATTCTCTATGCCCATGACTTTGTGGCGTTATGGTTAATGCCGGAGTTTGGAGCAGCAGCCGATGTCATGCAGGTGCTGGCGGTTGGATCGGCGATCTTTCTGCCGCAGATCATCGGTAACGCCGTGCTGTTCGGAATAGGCAAACATCGCTACATCCTCTACGTTGTGATCTGCGAGGCGGTGGCCAAGATCATCCTCGCTCTCTGTCTCATAGGTCCGTATGGGTTGCTCGGCATGGCTGTCGCTTCGGCTTTACCACAATTCATCCTGTACCTGAGTTTGTATCCATACTTCATGTCTCGCGTGCTCGGCCTCTCCTTCATGCGGTTGATGAGCCGTGTTCTGGGCATGGGACTCTTAGCCGCTGTTGTTACCGTTGTGGTAAGCACAGGCATGCGCATAATATGGCCACCTTTGAGTTGGTTGGCGTTTGCGTTCAATGTCATTGTGGTGCTGGTTTGCTTGATGTTGACGGCGTGGTTTGTAATAGAACCAGGGGACAAAGACAGGCTGAGGCGACGCATCTTCAAAAAACAGTAGGTCGAAACCCCTGCGGTTTCGACATCACGCGCTTCGCGGGATTCTTCTTTTGATGTGGCCGGACTGAAGGGCTTGTTGATAAACCCACCATACTAGATGGTGAGGTGCTTCGCGATGAAGGTGCTGTCAGGTGACTCGCCTGACAGCCAGCTACTTGGAAGAATGGCGTCGGGCGGGGTCGCCCAACATCACCCATCATAGGAGACTCTTTCAACCCTCCCTGAAGTCCGCCCACACTGAAAGATGGCGGGCTCACACCTAAGCCGGGACTCAGGCGAAAACGGATTCACCTCACCTGGGACAAGAACCGTCACGCGGGGTCGCACGACGGCACAGAATTGGCGGGTTCCCTCCTACGGCGGATCTTCGGCGAAGATGGACCCGCCCTACTGGGGATACCGACTGGGACAAGAACCGTCGCGCGGGGTCGCACGACAGAAGAGAATCACGCGATGCGCGTGATGTCAGGTCTCTAAGAGAAGAGAGACCTGCCCTACTGGTAAGAAGGCGACCGACGACATAGAAAAGCGGGTCCGCCAAACGACGGACCCGCTTGAATTCAAGATAGTAGCATCGAGCTTAGCGCTTGAACCTTTTGGGACTGCGGGCTTCCCACTCGACAACGATCGGGCTGGCCACGAAGACCGAGCTGTAAGTACCAACAATAACACCCAGGATCAAAGCCAACGCAAAAGTGCGGAGTACTTCACCACCCAGGAAGAAGAGCGTTCCCACGACCAACAGCGTGGTCAATGACGTGTTTACCGTTCGTGAAAGCACTTCGTTGATCGAGGCGTTCACGGACGCGGCGAATTCGCCTTTGGAGCGAAACTTCTTTAGGTTCTCACGGATGCGGTCATAGACCACCACCGTGTCGGTCAGAGAGTAACCGGCCAGGGTCAACAAGGCCGTGATCAACAACAAGTCGAATTCAATATTGAGCAGGTAGGTAATCCCCAGCACGGCCAGCACATCGTGAAAAGTGGCAATTGTGGCCGCTATGCCGCTTCGAAAATCGAACCGGACCCAAATGTAGACAACAATGCAGAAGAGGGACAGAAGCACCGCTTTCTGGGCATCGTTACGCAGGGTTTCACCGACGGCCGGACCTATGATGTGTTCCGACTGGATGGTAAATGTATTCCCTTCAAAATTGGTGCCGATGATCTCTTTCAACCGAGCAGAGCGATCCCGCCCCTCGGCTTCGGACTCCGGTCGTTTGACCTTGACGATGAAAGCATTCGGTTCCTCGAAGTCGGACAGTTGCGTGATCATGGCGGCCGGGAAGTCGGCTGAGATAGCTGATCGCATATCATCGATAGCGACTTCGTTTTCAAAGGTGCCGATAATCATGGTGCCGCCTGCAAAGTCGATCCCCAGGTTGGCTTTGCCCGTGATCACCATGGACAAAGCAAAGATACCCAGGGCCACCAAGGCCAACGAGATAACGAAGGCATACTTGCGGACACCGATGAAATCTATTTTGGTATCGCTGACAATTCTAAACATATACTTCGTTCCTCTCGGTTAGATACTCAGTTTGCGATAGCCTTTGCGGAAATCGAAGACCTGTTTGGTCACCACAAAAGCCGTGTAGAGTGAAATCACAATTCCCCAGAATAGGGTCACCGCAAAACCTTTGATGGGGCCAGAGCCCAAAAGGAACAGCGCGCCGGCGGTAATCAGGGTTGTGACGTGAGAGTCGAAAATGGCAACAAAGGCGCGATCATATCCGGCATCGATTGATGCCCGCACGGTCTTTCCGGTGCGCAACTCTTCCCGGATGCGTTCGAAAATCAGAATGTTGGAATCGACCGACATACCGATGGTCAGGATGATACCGGCGATTCCAGGCATGGTAAGGGTAGCACCCAGCGCCGACATGACGGCCAGCAGAAAGAATATGTTGAAGCATAGACCGATATCGGCAATGAATCCTGATAGACGATAGTAAATGGCGATAAACACGAGGACCAGGGCAAGACCGAGCAGTGAGGCGTTGAATCCCTTGCTGATCGAGTCCGCCCCCAGGGTGGCGCCAACCACGTTTTTCTCGATTATCTCAACGGGCGCCGGGAGAGCGCCGGCTTTAAGCACGATCTCCATATTGCGAGCGTTATCTATCGACGCCGTTCCACCCATGGTGATTTGTCCACGACGGCGAATCTTGCTGCTGATGAACGGCGCCGACTCCACCCGGTCATCCAGCAGGATGGCCAGCGGCTTGTCGATATTGGCGCCGGTCAACTGGGCAAACCGAGACGCACCGTCGCCGGAGAGGCTGAAGTTAACCACGAACCCACCCATCTGATCACGACCAAGTGCGATATTCTCAAGGAACTTGCCCAGGAACTGCACTTTGCGTTTCAACAGGTATAGATAGTGGACCTCACGGTTGTTGCGTACTTCCGATCGGGTCGACCAGGACCACTGTACATCGATCGGCAGCAGATTGGCCACCGCCGGCAGTTGCAGCCATCGTTCCACTTTTTCGCGATCGCGTTTGTTGATGGCGAATTTGGGCCAGGCTGTACCGGTGCTGCTATTGTAATGAGCAAGCTCCAGACGTGAGGTCAGCGGATAGTCGCCTTCATCCAGAGCGCCGGTTTCATCAAAAGCAAACAGGTCGCTGGTGTCCGCGCCGGTGGTGTCATCGCCCAGTAAGTCTGCAATGACATCATCGCTGCCGGTCTGGGTTGAATCATCGGTCGAAGTGTCGGCAGTCAGTTCGGCGGTCAGGTCGTCGCTTTCGACCGCTTCTTCGGATGTCTCTTCGCCGCTCTTTTCTCTCTCGTAGGCGGCAATCACGGAGTCTATGCGGGTCAGTAGAAGATTGGCGTTTTCAGCCGTCTCCATCAGCTTGAACTGTAACAGCGCCGTTTGACCTATCAACTCCTCGGCCCGATTGGCATCGGTGTATCCGGGCAGATCAATGATGATTCGATCATTGCCCTGTTTGACTATTGTCGGCTCGGCCACACCGAGACCATCGACGCGGTTGCGGATGACCTGCATGGCGCGGTCAACGGCGTCTTCCTGCGCTCCTTGGTCGAGTTCTTCCAGCTTGACTCGCAGTACCACATGGATACCGCCCTGGAGATCCAAACCCAGCCGGATAGCCTCCTGCTGTAACTTTAGCAGGCCACCGGGATCGTCTTCCTGCATGGTGACCCGGTCTGAATCGGTCATGGTCCACAGCTTAAAAGTGTCCCAGAAGGCAATACAGGCCAGGGCGACCAGAATGATGGTGAGGCCAATGCGCCAGTTGTGTTTTGACATAAGCAATCCTTTTCAGCTTATCGAGACGTTATTGATTTTTTCAGTGAATTTCGGCAAAAGCGTCCGCAGCCAGATGATCGGCCGGACGTATGAGGAGCTAACTGGTGCCGGAGGGTCGCGCGCCCACCAATGTGAACTGTCGACTGAGTTTGGTGTCGATCATTGGGGCGGTGGTGCAAAGGGCGCCGACATGCACATCTGTGTCGGACCAAACCGGCGACCGACCGCCGATCCCACGGCGGAGTTTGGTGCGGCCGGGGCCATTGTCCTTTTGCAGAACAAACGGCACCAACTGAGCTGCTGAATCATCGCCTGAGGGAGCACTGGTTGAAGCCCTATTACCGGGATCTGAATCAGAAGACGGTATCCCGGTCGTCAGTATCCGGCTGGAGTCGCCGGTTGCCTGATCAGTTTGTAGACAAAACCGGTCAGCCACGGCTGCCAGGGTCAAAAGCAGTATCAGACAAAGCAAGGCTTTGTGCCGACCGGCTCGGGCGATATGTTTGGTCAGTTCATTCATAATCAAGTCGGGCGAATATAACATCTATCGCGATCAAGTCAATGCAAATTTGAGACTGGATTGACTTGATTGCTGGGACTCGATAGTATATCCTTTTATCGTTCGAGAAGACCATGAACTTGACCAGTAACCAGCACTTTTGCAGGAGAAAGCTATGAGCCACAGCAGGGCAAAAACGGTTTCAAAAGCGGCACTGGGCTGCATCATCTTAACGATACTTACGGCCGGAATGGCACAAGCGGCCGGCACAACTTACCATCTGGACAACGGAATGGAAGTGATTCTCAAGGAAACGCACGCTTCTCCGATGGTCGCAGCGATGGTCTTTGTCAGATCAGGGAGCAAATACGAGTCCCGATTTGAGAACGGTATCACCCATTTTCTGGAGCACTTGCTTTTTGACGGCACTATTAACAAAAGCCGTGAGGAGATCGACGGTTCGATACGCGATCTGGGCGGCTATATCAATGCCTTTACGCGCAAAGAGATGACCGCCTATTTCGTCCTGATGCCCAAACAGTATGCTGATTTCGGCATGGTCACCATGTCCGACATGTTGTTCAATTCTACATTTCCGGACGAAGAGCTGCCCAAGGAACGAGGAGTTGTGATTGAGGAGATCAAGCGTGATATCGACTCCCCCGGCTGGGCGGCTGAGAAGTTCTTCACCGAAAAAGCGTTCATAGGCACCGATTATGACCGCCCGGTCCTCGGGTATGAGTCGTTTATTGCCAATATTCCTCGAGAAGCCATAATCGATTACTGGAAACGATACTACCGGCCGGACAATATGGTGCTCTTGGTTATCGGTGATTTTGAAACTGCCGACATGAAAAAGAGCGTGGCCTCGATTTACGGCGGGATCGAAACGGGTATAGCGCCCGAGAGGGCCGAAGCCGAGCCAACGGGTGACAATCTATCGGGCGGTCATGTTTTCGATACGGTTGCTGATGTCAGTTCGACCTATATCAAGTTTTCGTTCACCGCGCCGCATCACGGCGACAGTATGTATTTGCCGTTCGATCTGCTA
This genomic interval carries:
- the secD gene encoding protein translocase subunit SecD; amino-acid sequence: MSKHNWRIGLTIILVALACIAFWDTFKLWTMTDSDRVTMQEDDPGGLLKLQQEAIRLGLDLQGGIHVVLRVKLEELDQGAQEDAVDRAMQVIRNRVDGLGVAEPTIVKQGNDRIIIDLPGYTDANRAEELIGQTALLQFKLMETAENANLLLTRIDSVIAAYEREKSGEETSEEAVESDDLTAELTADTSTDDSTQTGSDDVIADLLGDDTTGADTSDLFAFDETGALDEGDYPLTSRLELAHYNSSTGTAWPKFAINKRDREKVERWLQLPAVANLLPIDVQWSWSTRSEVRNNREVHYLYLLKRKVQFLGKFLENIALGRDQMGGFVVNFSLSGDGASRFAQLTGANIDKPLAILLDDRVESAPFISSKIRRRGQITMGGTASIDNARNMEIVLKAGALPAPVEIIEKNVVGATLGADSISKGFNASLLGLALVLVFIAIYYRLSGFIADIGLCFNIFFLLAVMSALGATLTMPGIAGIILTIGMSVDSNILIFERIREELRTGKTVRASIDAGYDRAFVAIFDSHVTTLITAGALFLLGSGPIKGFAVTLFWGIVISLYTAFVVTKQVFDFRKGYRKLSI
- the secF gene encoding protein translocase subunit SecF; protein product: MFRIVSDTKIDFIGVRKYAFVISLALVALGIFALSMVITGKANLGIDFAGGTMIIGTFENEVAIDDMRSAISADFPAAMITQLSDFEEPNAFIVKVKRPESEAEGRDRSARLKEIIGTNFEGNTFTIQSEHIIGPAVGETLRNDAQKAVLLSLFCIVVYIWVRFDFRSGIAATIATFHDVLAVLGITYLLNIEFDLLLITALLTLAGYSLTDTVVVYDRIRENLKKFRSKGEFAASVNASINEVLSRTVNTSLTTLLVVGTLFFLGGEVLRTFALALILGVIVGTYSSVFVASPIVVEWEARSPKRFKR
- a CDS encoding oligosaccharide flippase family protein; the protein is MPKTEPQLSKNISASSVAYVIRIVVTFLFVPFITSVLGDARYGVWVIIFQTINYFTLLDLGLTSAITRYVSKYLSERDYPLINRVLNTSTLLYFVIGTVVATGIYLFATLFFGYFRVGDPAMIEEGRRALIVLGVFMAFNFYLLPFGNSLGAFQRFDLARGLAVGEEVLRTIMMVWLLRQGYGLVSLAMTLLLFTIIRHVVSFVILRRLHPEVCPGRGFIDKETAGMLFRYSRVTFAIVAGWLVIFNTDAFLLGLVGSSALAGVYNPGAQLLLYVRNAVNAIAQPLTPMVSHLESTSGVEAVKRLYLKSLRYVSFLSFMLSASVILYAHDFVALWLMPEFGAAADVMQVLAVGSAIFLPQIIGNAVLFGIGKHRYILYVVICEAVAKIILALCLIGPYGLLGMAVASALPQFILYLSLYPYFMSRVLGLSFMRLMSRVLGMGLLAAVVTVVVSTGMRIIWPPLSWLAFAFNVIVVLVCLMLTAWFVIEPGDKDRLRRRIFKKQ